The nucleotide window TTACCGTGTGAAGAATTTGTTATATTCCTTCGCAGGCAGATGCAGGGCAATATTCGCCTGTAGCTATGGAAAGCCCTACGCTGCTTCTGCACAATGCAAATGACAGGAGCAGCCACCCTTAGCAAACAAGCTGGCGGGCCTACAGAATATTCACTTCGGGGTGCAGCTCCACGCCAAACTTTTCGCGCACGGAGGCAATGATTTCAAACGCCAGGTCGCGGATGTCTTCCCCCTGCGCCCCACCGTGGTTTACCAGCACCAGCGCCTGTCGGTCGTGCACGCCGTGGGCGCCCAGGCGCCGGCCCTTCCAGCCGCACTGCTCAATCAGCCAGGCGGCGGGTACCTTCACGCCGCCTGGCACGGCGTAACCGGGCAGGTCGGCGTATTGCGCCTTCAGCTCGTCGTACTTCTGCTGGGAAAGCTCGGGGTTTTTGAAAAACGAGCCGGCATTGCCGATCTGCGTGGGGTCGGGGAGCTTGGAGCGGCGGATGCTCACCACGGCCTCGCTCACCTCGCGCGGGGTAGGCTCAGGGCCGATGCCCATATCGTCGAGGGTGGTGCGGATAGCCCCGTAGCTGACGTTGGCTTGGTGGCGGCGGCGCAGGCGCAGGACCACGCCCGTCACGATAAACCGGTTTTTCAGCGGCCCCTTAAATACGGATTCGCGGTAGCCAAAGCCGCACTCGGCGTGCGTGAACGTGCGCAACTGCCCGGAGGTAATTTCCACGGCTTCGAGGTGATCGAAGGTGTCTTTCAGCTCAGCGCCGTAAGCCCCGATGTTCTGCAGGGGCGCGGCTCCCACCGTGCCCGGAATCAGCGACAGGTTTTCGATGCCGCTGAGCTCCTGCTCCAGGGTGTATTGCACCAGACCGTGCCAGCTTTCCCCGGCTCCGGCCCGCACCAGCGCCGTTTCCTCGTCCTGCTGCACGATATCGAGCCCGCCGATTTCGTTTTTGAGCACCACGCCGTCGAAGTCCCGGGTGAAGAGCAGGTTGGAGCCGCCGCCCAACACCAGCTTCTGGGCCTGCTGCACCTCGGGCAGGGCCAGCAGCGCCCGCAGCTCCTCCACCGACCGGAACCGGGCCAGCCACCGGGCCTTTACCTCCAGGCCAAAGGTGTTGTAAGGGCGCAGGGAAACGTTGGGTTCAAGGGCGGGGGCCGGCGTCATAAGGCAATACAATGGATGGCTAAGAGGGCAAAGGTAGCCGGTTGGGTGCGAAGGTGCGGCCAAGCAAAAGGCTGCCCTCGTGAGCAGCCTTTTGGCGGAAGGAAATTCCCGAAGTCTCGGTAGCTACCGCACCCGGTAGCCGCGCAAGGCGTAGTAGAGCAGGTAGGCGTAGCACAAAGCCGGCAGCACGAAAGCCACCCGCAGGCCGCCGCCGTGCGTAGCCACTAGACCCATCAGGGGCGGAATGATGGCCCCGCCCACAATGGCCATGATCAGGTAGGATGAACCCTGCTTGGTGAAGCGCCCCAGCCCGGTAATAGCCAACGGAAATACCACCGGCCAGATGATGGAGTTGCACAAGCCACACAGCACCACCAGCCACAAAGCCGTTTCGCCGTGGTTGAAGAGGGAGAGCAGCACGAACAGCGTACCAGCCGCGCACACGCCGGCCAGCAGCTTGCGGGCATTGAAACGGCTCAATAGCGGAATGCCAATAATGCGGCCCACCATCAGCCCGAACCAGTAGGAGGCCACCAGCACGGCCCCCACGGCTTTGGTGAAGCCCCCGGTGGTATCGATGGGCTCGGGCGCCTGGCCAAACAAGGCTACGGCCCAATTGGTAGCCAAGCTCAGACCCCGCACCAGCTCCTGGGTAAAGCCGCTCAATTGGCTGATGCCCTGGGCCTCGCCGTAGCGAATGATAAACGAGCCGATGCCTACTTCCACGCCTACGTAAGTGAAAATGGCCACCACACCCAGCAGCAGGTGGCGGAAGTCAAGGGCCGAGCGGC belongs to Hymenobacter sp. J193 and includes:
- the murB gene encoding UDP-N-acetylmuramate dehydrogenase, producing MTPAPALEPNVSLRPYNTFGLEVKARWLARFRSVEELRALLALPEVQQAQKLVLGGGSNLLFTRDFDGVVLKNEIGGLDIVQQDEETALVRAGAGESWHGLVQYTLEQELSGIENLSLIPGTVGAAPLQNIGAYGAELKDTFDHLEAVEITSGQLRTFTHAECGFGYRESVFKGPLKNRFIVTGVVLRLRRRHQANVSYGAIRTTLDDMGIGPEPTPREVSEAVVSIRRSKLPDPTQIGNAGSFFKNPELSQQKYDELKAQYADLPGYAVPGGVKVPAAWLIEQCGWKGRRLGAHGVHDRQALVLVNHGGAQGEDIRDLAFEIIASVREKFGVELHPEVNIL